In Equus przewalskii isolate Varuska chromosome 6, EquPr2, whole genome shotgun sequence, one DNA window encodes the following:
- the THYN1 gene encoding thymocyte nuclear protein 1, whose protein sequence is MPRPRKRLPGAAGPDEGPAGKRTQTKNPGEASAKVENSSPQKTSASKNCAKNLSSYWLMKSEPESRLAKGVDVKFSIEDLKAQPKQTACWDGVRNYQARNFLRAMKLEEEAFFYHSNCKEPGIAGLMKIVKEAYPDHTQFEKNNPHYDPSSKEDNPKWSMVDVQFVRMMKRFISLAELKTHHQAHKATGGPLKNMVLFTRQRLSIQPVTQEEFDFILSLEEEEPS, encoded by the exons ATGCCGAGACCCCGGAAGAGGCTGCCCGGGGCTGCTGGGCCAG ATGAGGGGCCAGCAGGAAAACGTACCCAAACTAAGAACCCAGGTGAGGCGTCAGCTAAAGTGGAGAACTCCAGCCCTCAGAAGACTTCAGCCTCTAAAAATTGTGCAAAGAATCTAAGCAGCTACTGGCTGATGAAGTCAGAGCCAGAAAGCCGGCTAGCAAAAGGTGTAGACGTGAAG TTCAGCATTGAAGATCTCAAAGCACAGCCCAAGCAGACAGCATGCTGGGATGGTGTTCGCAACTACCAG GCCCGGAACTTCCTCAGAGCCatgaagctggaggaggaagccTTCTTCTACCACAGCAACTGCAAGGAGCCAGGCATTGCAGGGCTTATGAAG ATTGTGAAGGAGGCTTACCCAGACCATACACAGTTTGAGAAAAACAATCCCCATTATGATCCATCCAGCAAAGAAGACAACCCCAAATGGTCGATG GTGGATGTACAATTTGTTCGGATGATGAAGCGTTTCATTTCCCTGGCTGAGCTCAAAACCCATCACCAAGCTCACAAAGCCACTGGTGGCCCCTTAAAAAATATGGTTCTCTTCACTCGCCAGAGACTCTCCATTCAGCCCGTGACCCAAG AGGAGTTTGACTTCATTTTGAGCCTGGAGGAAGAAGAACCGAGTTAA
- the ACAD8 gene encoding isobutyryl-CoA dehydrogenase, mitochondrial: MHYNSQSAVRGEGRRVLGCCLESVSAAVVTCYQVHPGAGAAAMWRRSCGHLGARLCWLRGGLQFPAKRHWGVVSCIDPSMGLNEEQKEFQKVAFDFAAQEMAPNMAEWDQKELFPVDVMRKAAQLGFGGIYVQTDVGGSGLSRLDTAVIFEALATGCTSTTAYISIHNMCAWIIDTFGNEEQRHKFCPPLCTMEKFASYCLTEPGSGSDAASLLTSAKRQGDHYVLNGSKAFISGAGESDVYVVMCRTGEPGPKGISCIVVEKGTPGLSFGKKEKKVGWNSQPTRAVIFEDCAVPVANRIGDEGQGFLIAMKGLNGGRINVASCSLGAAYASVVLTRDHLNVRKQFGEPLANKQYLQFKLADMATRLVASRLMIRSAAVALQEEREDAVALCSMAKLFATDECFAICNQALQMHGGYGYLKDYAIQQYVRDSRVHQILEGSNEVMRMLISRSLLQQ, from the exons ATGCACTACAACTCCCAGAGTGCAGTGCGGGGCGAGGGAAGGCGGGTCCTGGGCTGCTGCCTGGAGAGTGTGAGCGCAGCTGTAGTCACGTGCTATCAGGTCCACCCTGGAGCAGGAGCGGCCGCTATGTGGCGGAGGAGCTGCGGGCATCTCGGAGCGCGGCTCTGCTGGCTGCGCGGTGGTCTCCAGTTCCCCGCCAAGCGCCACTGGGGCGTGGTCTCCTGCATCGATC CTTCCATGGGACtaaatgaagaacagaaagaatttcagaaagtGGCCTTTGACTTTGCCGCCCAGGAGATGGCTCCAAATATGGCGGAGTGGGACCAGAAG GAGCTGTTCCCAGTGGATGTGATGCGGAAGGCAGCCCAGCTAGGCTTTGGGGGGATCTACGTGCAAACAGATGTAGGTGGGTCTGGACTGTCACGGCTTGATACTGCTGTCATCTTTGAAGCCTTGGCCACTGGGTGCACCAGCACCACAGCCTACATAAGCATTCACAA TATGTGTGCCTGGATCATTGATAcctttggaaatgaagaacaaaggcACAAATTTTGCCCACCACTCTGTACCATGGAGAAGTTTGCTTCCTACTGCCTCACTGAACCAG GAAGTGGGAGTGATGCTGCCTCCCTTTTGACTTCAGCTAAACGACAAGGAGATCATTACGTCCTCAATGGCTCCAAG GCCTTCATCAGTGGTGCTGGTGAATCAGACGTCTATGTAGTCATGTGCCGAACAGGAGAACCAGGCCCCAAAGGCATCTCGTGCATAGTTGTTGAAAAGGGGACCCCTGGCCTCAGCtttggcaagaaggaaaaaaag GTGGGGTGGAATTCACAGCCAACCCGAGCCGTGATCTTTGAAGACTGTGCTGTCCCCGTGGCCAACAGAATTGGGGATGAGGGGCAGGGCTTCCTCATTGCCATGAAAGGACTGAACGGAGGGAGGATCAATGTCG CCTCCTGCTCTCTGGGGGCCGCTTATGCTTCAGTCGTCCTCACGCGAGACCACCTCAACGTTCGCAAGCAGTTTGGAGAGCCTCTGGCCAATAAACAG TACCTGCAGTTCAAACTGGCTGATATGGCAACGAGGCTGGTGGCCTCCCGGCTGATGATCCGCAGTGCAGCAGTGGCTctgcaggaggagagggaagatgcAGTGGCCCTCTGTTCCATGGCCAAGCTCTTCGCTACAGATGAATGCTTTGCT ATCTGCAACCAGGCTTTACAGATGCACGGAGGCTACGGCTACCTGAAGGACTATGCCATCCAGCAGTATGTGCGGGACTCCCGGGTGCACCAGATCCTCGAAG GTAGCAATGAAGTGATGAGGATGCTGATCTCTCGAAGCCTGCTTCAGCAGTAG